In Symphalangus syndactylus isolate Jambi chromosome 14, NHGRI_mSymSyn1-v2.1_pri, whole genome shotgun sequence, one DNA window encodes the following:
- the GPR75 gene encoding probable G-protein coupled receptor 75 gives MNSTGHLQDVPNATSLHVPHSQEGNSTSLQEGLQDLIHTATLVTCTFLLAVIFCLGSYGNFIVFLSFFDPAFRKFRTNFDFMILNLSFCDLFICGVTAPMFTFVLFFSSASSIPDAFCFTFHLTSSGFIIMSLKTVAVIALHRLRMVLGKQPNRTASFPCTVLLTLLLWATSFTLATLATLKTSKSHLCLPMSSLIAGKGKAILSLYVVDFTFCVAVVSVSYIMIAQTLRKNAQVRKCPPVITVDASRPQPFMGVPVQGGGDPIQCAMPALYRNQNYNKLQHVQTRGYTKSPNQLATPAASRLQLVSAINLSTAKDSKAVVTCVIIVLSVLVCCLPLGISLVQVVLSSNGSFILYQFELFGFTLIFFKSGLNPFIYSRNSAGLRRKVLWCLQYIGLGFFCCKQKTRLRAMGKGNLEVNRNKSSHHETNSAYMLSPKPQKKFVDQACGPSHSKESVVSPKISAGHQHCGQSSSTPINTRIEPYYSIYNSSPSQEESSPCNLQPVNSFGFANSYIAMHYHTTNDLMQEYDSTSAKQIPVPSV, from the coding sequence ATGAACTCAACAGGCCACCTTCAGGATGTCCCCAATGCCACCTCGCTCCATGTGCCTCACTCACAGGAAGGAAACAGCACCTCTCTCCAGGAGGGTCTTCAGGATCTCATCCACACAGCCACCTTGGTGACCTGTACTTTTCTACTGGCGGTCATCTTCTGCCTGGGTTCCTACGGCAACTTCATTGTCTTCTTGTCTTTCTTCGATCCAGCCTTCAGGAAATTCAGAACCAACTTTGATTTCATGATCCTGAACCTGTCCTTCTGTGACCTCTTCATTTGTGGAGTGACGGCTCCCATGTTCACCTTTGTGTTATTCTTCAGCTCAGCCAGTAGTATCCCGGATGCTTTCTGCTTCACTTTCCATCTCACCAGTTCAGGCTTCATCATCATGTCCCTGAAGACAGTGGCAGTGATTGCCCTGCACCGGCTCCGGATGGTGCTGGGGAAGCAGCCTAATCGCACGGCCTCCTTTCCCTGCACCGTACtcctcaccctgcttctctgggccACCAGTTTCACCCTTGCCACCTTGGCTACCTTGAAAACCAGCAAGTCCCACCTCTGTCTTCCCATGTCCAGTCTGATTGCTGGAAAAGGGAAAGCCATTTTGTCTCTCTATGTGGTCGACTTCACCTTCTGTGTTGCTGTGGTCTCTGTCTCTTACATCATGATTGCTCAGACCCTGCGGAAGAACGCTCAAGTCCGAAAGTGTCCCCCTGTAATCACAGTCGATGCTTCCAGACCACAGCCTTTCATGGGGGTCCCTGTGCAGGGAGGTGGAGATCCCATCCAGTGTGCCATGCCGGCTCTGTATAGGAACCAGAATTACAACAAACTGCAGCACGTTCAGACCCGTGGATATACCAAGAGTCCCAACCAACTGGCCACCCCTGCAGCAAGCCGACTCCAGCTGGTATCAGCCATCAACCTCTCCACTGCCAAGGATTCCAAAGCCGTGGTCACCTGTGTGATCATTGTGCTGTCAGTCCTGGTGTGCTGTCTTCCACTGGGGATTTCCTTGGTACAGGTGGTTCTCTCCAGCAATGGGAGCTTCATTCTTTACCAGTTTGAATTGTTTGGATTTACTCTTATATTTTTCAAGTCAGGATTAAACCCTTTTATATATTCTCGGAACAGTGCAGGGCTGAGAAGGAAAGTGCTCTGGTGCCTCCAATACATAGGCCTGGGTTTTTTCTGCTGCAAACAAAAGACTCGACTTCGAGCCATGGGAAAAGGGAACCTCGAAGTCAACAGAAACAAATCCTCCCATCATGAAACAAACTCTGCCTACATGTTATCTCCAAAGCCACAGAAGAAATTTGTGGACCAGGCTTGTGGCCCAAGTCATTCAAAAGAAAGTGTGGTGAGTCCCAAGATCTCTGCTGGACATCAACACTGTGGTCAGAGCAGCTCAACCCCCATCAACACTCGGATTGAACCTTACTACAGCATCTATAACAGCAGCCCTTCCCAGGAGGAGAGCAGCCCATGTAACTTACAGCCGGTAAACTCTTTTGGATTTGCCAATTCATATATTGCCATGCATTATCACACCACTAATGACTTAATGCAGGAATATGACAGCACTTCGGCCAAGCAGATTCCAGTCCCCTCCGTTTAA